The Terracoccus luteus genome includes a region encoding these proteins:
- the serA gene encoding phosphoglycerate dehydrogenase codes for MSKPVVLIAEELSPATIEALGPDFEVRSCDGADRGALLPALADVDAVLIRSATKMDAEAVAAAKQLKVIARAGVGLDNVDVPAATQAGVMVVNAPTSNITSAAELAIALLLATARNVAPANQALKAGAWKRSKYSGVELLDKTVGVVGLGRIGALVAERLKAFGMKVIAYDPYASPAKAGLVGAQLVGLDELLAESDFITVHLPKTPETLGLIGDEALSKVKPSVRIVNAARGGIVDEAALARAIAEGRVAGAGIDVFATEPTTESPLFEHESVVVTPHLGASTDEAQEKAGIAVAKSVRLALSGELVPDAVNVSSGFIAEEVRPGISLVEKLGRVFTAVAGGVPAQLDVEVRGEITQHDVSVWKLVALKGLFTDVVEDAVTYVNAPVLAEQRGVAVRLLTEADGGDFRNVTTLRGTLGDGSVVSVSGTLTGPKMVEKLVGINGYDLEVALSDHLLVFEYSDRPGVIGLIGRVLGDAGINIGGMQVSRHGDTAIGVLNVDGVVPAQLASEIAAQIEATTFTSVDLQED; via the coding sequence GTGAGCAAGCCCGTTGTCCTGATCGCCGAAGAGCTCTCGCCCGCCACCATCGAGGCGCTCGGACCTGACTTCGAGGTCCGCTCGTGCGACGGAGCCGACCGCGGAGCCCTGCTGCCCGCCCTCGCCGACGTCGACGCGGTGCTGATCCGCTCGGCGACGAAGATGGACGCCGAGGCGGTCGCCGCCGCCAAGCAGCTCAAGGTCATCGCCCGTGCCGGCGTGGGTCTCGACAACGTCGACGTCCCCGCCGCGACGCAGGCCGGCGTCATGGTCGTCAACGCCCCGACCTCGAACATCACCTCCGCCGCCGAGCTCGCCATCGCGTTGCTGCTCGCCACGGCCCGCAACGTCGCGCCGGCCAACCAGGCGCTCAAGGCCGGGGCCTGGAAGCGCAGCAAGTACTCGGGCGTCGAGCTGCTCGACAAGACGGTCGGCGTCGTCGGCCTCGGCCGCATCGGCGCCCTCGTCGCCGAGCGCCTCAAGGCGTTCGGGATGAAGGTCATCGCCTACGACCCCTACGCGTCGCCGGCCAAGGCCGGTCTCGTCGGCGCCCAGCTCGTCGGTCTCGACGAGCTGCTCGCGGAGTCCGACTTCATCACCGTGCACCTGCCCAAGACGCCCGAGACGCTCGGCCTCATTGGCGACGAGGCCCTGTCGAAGGTGAAGCCCTCCGTGCGCATCGTCAACGCCGCCCGCGGTGGCATCGTCGACGAGGCCGCCCTGGCCCGCGCCATCGCCGAGGGCCGGGTCGCCGGCGCCGGCATCGACGTCTTCGCCACCGAGCCGACGACCGAGTCGCCGCTGTTCGAGCACGAGTCCGTCGTCGTCACCCCGCACCTCGGCGCCTCGACCGACGAGGCGCAGGAGAAGGCCGGCATCGCCGTGGCCAAGTCGGTGCGCCTCGCCCTCAGCGGCGAGCTCGTCCCGGACGCCGTCAACGTCAGCAGCGGCTTCATCGCCGAGGAGGTGCGCCCCGGCATCTCCCTCGTCGAGAAGCTCGGCCGCGTCTTCACCGCCGTCGCCGGCGGCGTGCCCGCCCAGCTCGACGTCGAGGTGCGCGGCGAGATCACCCAGCACGACGTCAGCGTCTGGAAGCTCGTCGCCCTCAAGGGCCTGTTCACCGACGTCGTCGAGGACGCCGTCACCTACGTCAACGCCCCGGTGCTCGCCGAGCAGCGCGGCGTCGCCGTGCGCCTGCTCACCGAGGCCGACGGTGGCGACTTCCGCAACGTCACGACGCTGCGCGGCACGCTCGGCGACGGGTCCGTCGTCTCGGTGTCGGGCACGCTCACCGGCCCGAAGATGGTCGAGAAGCTCGTCGGCATCAACGGCTACGACCTCGAGGTCGCGCTGTCCGACCACCTGCTCGTCTTCGAGTACAGCGACCGTCCCGGCGTCATCGGCCTCATCGGCCGGGTGCTCGGCGACGCCGGCATCAACATCGGCGGCATGCAGGTCTCGCGCCACGGCGACACCGCCATCGGCGTGCTCAACGTCGACGGAGTCGTCCCGGCCCAGCTGGCCTCCGAGATCGCCGCGCAGATCGAGGCGACCACCTTCACGTCGGTCGACCTGCAGGAGGACTGA
- a CDS encoding potassium transporter Kup — MTSSQTAHRAGGLTLALGALGVVFGDIGTSPLYALQTVFSIDDGVVAPTRDNVHGVISLVFWSITVVVSVKYVAFVLRADNDGEGGIMALAALARRTVRTGGRRAAVVMVLGVVGASLFYGDSVITPAISVMSAIEGLSVPEPSLRRFEVPLGAVVITVLFLVQRAGTARVGRLFGPVMALWFAVLALLGLGGIVADPEILTALSPHWAVLFVVEQPLVGFVAMGAVVLAITGAEALYADMGHFGRPPIRRAWFFVVFPCLTLNYLGQGSLVLRDPTSVANPFYLLAPAWAVWPLVVLATAATVIASQAVISGAFSVSRQAERLGYLPRLTVRHTSPDESGQIYVPAINWILYGGVLLLLLVFQWSERLATAYGLAVTGTFLLTTTLFLVHADAAWHWSRRRLLTLGILVGGLELVFFAANVTKVLTGGWLPVLIAVVVATTMLTWRRGSAVVTLKRRHREGPIQEFSRWLARERPTRVPGTAVFVHPSRATTPIALRENTRLNHVIHEHVVIVSTVSENVPHVSPDDSIVWQVVGAPGDHVIHIAVHYGFHDDQDVPQALARARDTGVPVDPDGATYFLSRITVELTGETSLPRWRKRLFIALAHNAASPIDYFRLPEDRTVSMGAFVKL; from the coding sequence GTGACCTCATCCCAGACGGCCCACCGCGCCGGTGGCCTCACCCTCGCCCTCGGCGCCCTCGGCGTCGTCTTCGGCGACATCGGCACGAGCCCGCTCTACGCCCTGCAGACCGTGTTCTCGATCGACGACGGGGTGGTGGCCCCGACGCGCGACAACGTGCACGGCGTCATCTCGCTCGTCTTCTGGTCGATCACCGTCGTCGTGTCGGTCAAGTACGTCGCCTTCGTGCTGCGCGCCGACAACGACGGAGAGGGCGGCATCATGGCCCTCGCGGCGCTGGCGCGGCGCACCGTGCGCACGGGTGGGCGCCGGGCGGCGGTCGTCATGGTGCTCGGCGTCGTCGGCGCCTCGCTCTTCTACGGCGACAGCGTCATCACCCCGGCCATCTCGGTCATGTCGGCCATCGAGGGCCTGTCGGTGCCCGAGCCGTCACTGCGCCGCTTCGAGGTGCCGCTCGGGGCCGTCGTCATCACCGTGCTCTTCCTCGTGCAGCGGGCCGGCACCGCCCGGGTTGGGCGCCTCTTCGGCCCGGTCATGGCGCTCTGGTTCGCGGTGCTGGCCCTGCTCGGACTCGGCGGCATCGTCGCCGACCCGGAGATCCTCACCGCCCTCTCGCCCCACTGGGCGGTGCTCTTCGTCGTCGAGCAGCCGCTCGTCGGGTTCGTCGCCATGGGGGCGGTCGTGCTCGCCATCACCGGCGCCGAGGCCCTCTACGCCGACATGGGCCACTTCGGGCGACCCCCGATCCGGCGGGCGTGGTTCTTCGTCGTCTTCCCGTGCCTGACCCTGAACTACCTCGGCCAGGGCTCGCTCGTGCTGCGCGACCCCACGTCCGTCGCCAACCCCTTCTACCTGCTCGCCCCGGCGTGGGCGGTGTGGCCGCTCGTCGTGCTCGCCACCGCGGCCACGGTCATCGCCTCCCAGGCCGTCATCTCCGGCGCCTTCTCCGTCTCCCGGCAGGCGGAGCGGCTCGGCTACCTCCCCCGCCTCACGGTGCGGCACACCTCGCCCGACGAGAGCGGCCAGATCTACGTGCCCGCGATCAACTGGATCCTCTACGGCGGCGTCCTGCTGCTGCTGCTCGTCTTCCAGTGGTCCGAGCGGCTCGCCACCGCCTACGGGCTCGCCGTCACCGGCACCTTCCTGCTGACGACGACGCTCTTCCTCGTCCACGCCGACGCGGCGTGGCACTGGTCGCGGCGCCGGCTGCTCACCCTCGGCATCCTCGTCGGCGGCCTCGAGCTCGTCTTCTTCGCCGCCAACGTCACGAAGGTGCTCACCGGCGGCTGGCTGCCCGTGCTCATCGCCGTCGTCGTCGCCACGACGATGCTCACGTGGCGTCGCGGCAGTGCCGTCGTCACCCTGAAGCGCCGCCACCGAGAGGGCCCGATCCAGGAGTTCAGCCGCTGGCTGGCCCGCGAGCGCCCGACCCGGGTGCCGGGCACGGCCGTCTTCGTCCACCCGTCACGGGCGACGACGCCGATCGCCCTGCGCGAGAACACCCGCCTCAACCACGTCATCCACGAGCACGTCGTCATCGTCTCGACGGTGAGCGAGAACGTCCCCCACGTCAGCCCCGACGACAGCATCGTGTGGCAGGTCGTCGGCGCGCCCGGCGACCACGTCATCCACATCGCGGTGCACTACGGCTTCCACGACGACCAGGACGTCCCGCAGGCCCTGGCCCGGGCCCGCGACACCGGCGTGCCGGTCGACCCCGACGGCGCCACGTACTTCCTGTCGCGCATCACTGTCGAGCTGACCGGCGAGACGTCGCTGCCGCGCTGGCGTAAACGGCTGTTCATCGCCCTCGCCCACAACGCCGCCTCCCCCATCGACTACTTCCGCCTCCCCGAGGACCGCACCGTCTCGATGGGCGCCTTCGTCAAGCTGTGA
- a CDS encoding 3-isopropylmalate dehydrogenase, giving the protein MAEQQVRDAHSIAVIGGDGIGPEVVAEALKVLDAVSGGDGPSFTTTEYDLGARRWHATGETLPDSVLEELRGHDAILLGAIGDPRVPSGVLERGVLLPLRFALDHFVNLRPVRLFPGVASPLDVARVAPEGIDFVVVREGTEGPYTGNGGALRVGTPAEIATEVSVNTRYGVERVVRDAFARAQARPRRHLTLVHKHNVLTHAGHLWRRTVEEVGAEFPDVETAYQHVDAATIFMVTDPGRFDVIVTDNLFGDIITDIAAAISGGIGLAASGNVNPTRTTPSMFEPVHGSAPDIAGQGKADPTAAILSAAMLLEHLGREQDARRVEDAVAADLAERGDAVRSTSAVGDAVAARL; this is encoded by the coding sequence ATGGCAGAGCAGCAGGTGAGGGACGCCCACTCCATCGCGGTCATCGGCGGTGACGGCATCGGCCCGGAGGTGGTGGCCGAGGCGCTCAAGGTGCTCGACGCGGTGTCGGGCGGCGACGGCCCCTCCTTCACGACGACCGAGTACGACCTCGGCGCCCGGCGCTGGCACGCGACGGGGGAGACCCTGCCCGACTCCGTGCTGGAGGAGCTGCGCGGCCACGACGCCATCCTGCTCGGGGCCATCGGTGACCCGCGGGTGCCGAGCGGGGTGCTCGAGCGCGGGGTCCTGCTCCCGCTGCGCTTCGCCCTCGACCACTTCGTCAACCTGCGGCCGGTGCGTCTCTTCCCCGGTGTGGCGAGCCCGCTCGACGTCGCCCGCGTGGCACCCGAAGGCATCGACTTCGTCGTCGTGCGCGAGGGCACCGAGGGGCCGTACACGGGCAACGGCGGCGCCCTGCGCGTCGGCACCCCGGCCGAGATCGCCACCGAGGTCAGCGTCAACACCCGGTACGGCGTCGAGCGCGTCGTGCGTGACGCCTTCGCCCGCGCCCAGGCCCGCCCGCGCCGCCACCTCACCCTCGTGCACAAGCACAACGTGCTCACCCACGCCGGGCACCTGTGGCGCCGCACGGTCGAGGAGGTCGGGGCTGAGTTCCCGGACGTCGAGACCGCGTACCAGCACGTCGACGCCGCGACGATCTTCATGGTCACCGACCCGGGGCGGTTCGACGTCATCGTCACCGACAACCTCTTCGGCGACATCATCACCGACATCGCCGCGGCCATCAGCGGTGGCATCGGCCTCGCCGCCTCGGGAAACGTCAACCCGACCCGGACGACGCCGAGCATGTTCGAACCCGTGCACGGGTCGGCGCCGGACATCGCCGGCCAGGGCAAGGCCGACCCGACCGCCGCCATCCTCTCGGCGGCCATGCTGCTCGAGCACCTCGGCCGTGAGCAGGACGCCCGGCGCGTCGAGGATGCCGTCGCCGCCGACCTCGCCGAGCGGGGCGACGCCGTCCGCAGCACGTCCGCCGTGGGCGACGCGGTGGCCGCGCGCCTCTGA
- a CDS encoding branched-chain amino acid aminotransferase gives MTNLTFDVRATDAPTSDADIAAVHENPGFGKTFTDHMVVATWTADGGWADAAVQPYGPFQLDPAAAVLHYAQEIFEGMKAYRHADGSVWTFRPEANAARFARSAHRLALPVLPEEDFIESLRRLVAVDEKWVPAGDEGEKSLYLRPFMFASEAFLGVRPAQRVTYSVIASPAGAYFSGGLTPVNLWISTAYARAGEGGTGAAKCGGNYASSLAGQLEGIENGCDQAVFLDSSTHTYIEELGGMNLFIVTADGRIITPELTGSILEGVTRSSILELAKELGLQPEERRIPIQEWKDGAESGEITEIFACGTAAVVTPVGELRWEGGRVDHRREGHVDRVAASIRDALLDIQYGRVEDTHGWMTRLV, from the coding sequence ATGACCAACCTGACCTTCGACGTCCGTGCGACGGACGCGCCCACCTCGGACGCCGACATCGCGGCGGTGCACGAGAACCCCGGGTTCGGCAAGACGTTCACCGACCACATGGTCGTCGCGACGTGGACCGCCGACGGTGGCTGGGCGGACGCCGCGGTGCAGCCCTACGGGCCCTTCCAGCTCGACCCGGCGGCGGCGGTGCTGCACTACGCACAGGAGATCTTCGAGGGGATGAAGGCCTACCGCCACGCCGACGGCTCGGTCTGGACCTTCCGCCCCGAGGCCAACGCCGCCCGCTTCGCCCGTTCGGCCCACCGCCTCGCCCTCCCGGTGCTGCCGGAGGAGGACTTCATCGAGTCGCTGCGCCGGCTCGTCGCGGTCGACGAGAAGTGGGTGCCCGCCGGCGACGAGGGCGAGAAGAGCCTCTACCTGCGGCCGTTCATGTTCGCCTCCGAGGCCTTCCTCGGGGTGCGACCGGCGCAGCGGGTGACGTACTCCGTCATCGCCAGCCCGGCCGGCGCGTACTTCAGCGGCGGCCTCACCCCGGTCAACCTCTGGATCTCGACGGCCTACGCCCGTGCGGGCGAGGGCGGCACCGGTGCCGCGAAGTGCGGCGGCAACTACGCCAGCTCGCTCGCCGGGCAGCTTGAGGGCATCGAGAACGGCTGCGACCAGGCCGTCTTCCTCGACTCCTCGACGCACACGTACATCGAGGAGCTCGGTGGGATGAACCTGTTCATCGTCACCGCCGACGGCCGCATCATCACCCCCGAGCTGACCGGCTCGATCCTCGAGGGGGTTACCCGCAGCTCGATCCTCGAGCTCGCCAAGGAGCTCGGCCTGCAGCCCGAGGAGCGCCGGATCCCCATCCAGGAGTGGAAGGACGGCGCCGAGAGCGGCGAGATTACCGAGATCTTCGCCTGCGGCACCGCCGCCGTCGTCACGCCGGTCGGCGAGCTGCGCTGGGAGGGTGGCCGGGTCGACCACCGCCGCGAGGGCCACGTGGACCGCGTCGCCGCCTCGATCCGCGACGCGCTGCTCGACATCCAGTACGGCCGGGTCGAGGACACCCACGGCTGGATGACGCGGCTCGTCTGA